The following are encoded in a window of Acidobacteriota bacterium genomic DNA:
- a CDS encoding zinc metalloprotease HtpX — protein MNVMKTTLLLGLLTGLFLGIGSIWGTGGLTVALAVAAVMNFVAYFFSDKIVLAMYRARKLAPGEDARLDRIVHTLASSARIPAPPVYVIPSDAPNAFATGRNPSHAAVAVTEGILRLMDDEELTGVLAHEIAHVKNRDILISSISATLAGAIMWAADMARWGMMFGGSRDDEEGGGGLGALLMVILAPIAAILIQMAISRSREYLADESGARIAGTPLGLASALRRLETANRRVPLEASPQTAHMFIVSPLSGKNLLSLFSTHPPVEARVARLMDLSRGRTN, from the coding sequence ATGAACGTGATGAAAACGACCCTGCTGCTCGGCCTTCTCACCGGGCTCTTCCTGGGCATCGGCAGCATCTGGGGCACCGGGGGCTTGACGGTGGCCCTGGCCGTCGCGGCCGTCATGAATTTCGTCGCCTATTTCTTCTCGGACAAGATCGTCCTGGCCATGTACCGCGCCCGAAAGCTGGCCCCCGGCGAAGACGCCCGCCTGGACCGGATCGTGCACACCCTGGCCTCGTCCGCCCGGATCCCGGCCCCTCCCGTTTACGTCATCCCCTCGGACGCCCCCAACGCCTTCGCCACCGGGAGAAACCCCTCCCACGCCGCGGTGGCCGTGACCGAGGGGATTCTGCGCCTGATGGACGACGAGGAACTGACCGGCGTCCTGGCCCACGAGATCGCCCACGTGAAGAATCGCGACATCCTGATCAGCTCCATCTCCGCCACCCTCGCCGGCGCCATCATGTGGGCCGCCGACATGGCCCGGTGGGGGATGATGTTCGGCGGCAGCCGCGACGACGAGGAAGGGGGCGGGGGGCTGGGCGCGCTGCTGATGGTGATCCTGGCCCCCATCGCCGCCATCCTGATCCAGATGGCCATCTCCCGCTCCCGCGAGTATCTCGCCGACGAGAGCGGCGCCCGGATCGCCGGCACGCCGCTCGGGCTGGCCAGTGCGCTGCGCCGGCTCGAGACGGCCAACCGCCGGGTCCCCCTGGAGGCCTCCCCCCAGACGGCCCACATGTTCATCGTGAGCCCCCTCAGCGGGAAAAACCTCCTCTCCCTCTTCAGCACCCACCCGCCCGTGGAGGCGCGCGTCGCCCGGCTCATGGACCTCTCCCGCGGCCGGACGAACTGA
- a CDS encoding class I SAM-dependent methyltransferase, translating into MIETDRCEKILFHGDGSPETVRGLKRLVLLWALKGRTVCCPICGGRFSTFVPFRPFGAGLPTSRCPRCGSLDRTRLLWLFLRQRTDFFQRPGTLLHVSPEAEFFRVFSRMKGLTYIPCDKFCEGYRYARGTRFMDITAIPLADASVDFILCSHVLEHIPDDRAAMRELRRVLHPGGWAAFLVPLDRFRDETYEDPSITAPEDRAKAYWQHDHVRLYGKDFVLRLQGEGFDAAAEDFANTFTREEAYHFGFRRFEKIFFCRKGPRRCIDGDRTEPV; encoded by the coding sequence TTGATCGAGACGGACAGGTGCGAAAAGATCCTGTTCCACGGGGACGGCTCACCGGAGACCGTCCGCGGGCTGAAGCGCCTGGTCCTGCTGTGGGCGCTGAAGGGCCGGACGGTGTGCTGCCCCATCTGCGGGGGCCGGTTTTCGACTTTCGTCCCCTTCCGGCCCTTCGGGGCCGGGCTGCCGACGTCACGGTGCCCCCGGTGCGGCTCCCTCGACCGGACCCGCCTGCTCTGGCTCTTCCTCCGGCAGCGGACCGATTTCTTCCAGAGGCCCGGGACTCTCCTGCACGTCTCCCCGGAGGCGGAGTTCTTCCGGGTCTTTTCGCGGATGAAGGGGCTGACGTACATCCCGTGCGACAAGTTCTGCGAAGGGTACCGCTACGCCAGGGGGACCCGCTTCATGGACATCACGGCCATTCCCCTGGCGGACGCCTCCGTCGACTTCATCCTGTGCTCCCACGTTCTGGAGCACATCCCCGACGACCGGGCGGCGATGCGCGAACTCCGGAGGGTCCTGCACCCGGGGGGGTGGGCCGCTTTCCTGGTTCCCCTGGACCGTTTCCGCGACGAGACGTACGAAGACCCCTCCATCACCGCCCCGGAGGACCGGGCGAAGGCCTACTGGCAGCACGACCACGTGCGCCTCTACGGGAAGGACTTCGTCCTTCGCCTGCAAGGCGAGGGTTTCGACGCCGCCGCCGAGGACTTCGCCAACACCTTCACCCGCGAGGAGGCGTATCACTTCGGGTTTCGGCGGTTCGAGAAGATTTTTTTCTGTCGCAAGGGACCCCGCCGCTGCATTGACGGGGACCGGACGGAACCAGTATAA